CAGCTCGATCTCGGGCGGAACGCAGGGTAGTTCGGCACCCTTCGCCCTCTTTTGGGAAAGTGAGACAAGGGTCTCGTTGACTGTGGTGGGGTCCGGGCTGCTCAACCCCGGCATACCGGGCCTCACCTGCGAATATGTAACCAACCCGTGATCAAAAACGGTCAACTTGGTTCAGATGGTGGGGTTTGAACCCCAAGGGGATTACTGCTTAACGTCAGGACCGCTCGCCAAAGCGGGCCCTTCGATCACACGCCGAATCCTGCCGGTGGTCGAAGGCACTTGACGCGCAAGCGCCGAAGGCAGGAGCGGGGGACCCAGGATTTGTGCCGGCCCCGCCCGTGAAAACGGGTCAACCGGCTTGGGGTGAAGCCACGTGCGTCCTGCGCACACGGCCGGGCGACTCATCAGTCCGAACCCGACAGCTCACCTCGTAGGCGTCGGTGAGGAAACGAACGAACCATGCTGATCTTCAAGGGCAAGCACCGTCGTCCCTCCAAGGCCGTCCGCGTCGCCACCCTCGCCGGTGTCGCCGGTGCCGCCGTGGCCGTGCCGCTGATGGGCGCCACCTCCGCCTCCGCCGCCTCCGTCGCCACCTGGGACAAGGTCGCCCAGTGCGAGTCCGGCGGCAACTGGTCGATCAACACCGGTAACGGCTACTACGGTGGCCTGCAGTTCTCCAACTCCAGCTGGGCCGCCGCCGGTGGCACCCAGTACGCGCCGCGCGCCGACCTGGCCACCAAGTCCCAGCAGATCGCCGCCGCCGAGAAGCTCCTCGCCATCCAGGGCCCGGGTGCCTGGTCCTGCGCCGGTGCGGGCAACCTGACCTCCGGTGGCCCGGCCGCCGACGTCGACACCTCCGCGCAGACCAAGTCCGCGCCGAAGCAGGAGTCCGCCAAGCCCGAGGCCAAGAAGGCCCCGTCCGCCTCCGAGGACCGTGCCTCGCGGTCCGCCGAGCGCAAGTCCACGGGCGACGGCAACTACACCGTCAAGGCGGGCGACACCCTCGCCAAGATCGCCAAGGCCCACGGCACCG
This genomic stretch from Streptomyces nigrescens harbors:
- a CDS encoding transglycosylase family protein, translating into MLIFKGKHRRPSKAVRVATLAGVAGAAVAVPLMGATSASAASVATWDKVAQCESGGNWSINTGNGYYGGLQFSNSSWAAAGGTQYAPRADLATKSQQIAAAEKLLAIQGPGAWSCAGAGNLTSGGPAADVDTSAQTKSAPKQESAKPEAKKAPSASEDRASRSAERKSTGDGNYTVKAGDTLAKIAKAHGTDWKSVYKANKSVIGGNPNLIIPGQQLTV